In Drosophila santomea strain STO CAGO 1482 chromosome 3L, Prin_Dsan_1.1, whole genome shotgun sequence, a single window of DNA contains:
- the LOC120448562 gene encoding uncharacterized protein LOC120448562, which yields MWKGLRCTLLCLAVVQAAVIRPGGDSEVPETTTSAVIRDQEGDVTTEESTTLAGPALSRDEEASILIDPAPGSLHEDGGMVPEKSGKLLLLSTTPKRLREIERQLEEQDDEGKDDNKADVEVTTTEQPREAAEQKEEEEEEEEVVTPESSTTESSTTADSTKLFAIDATPAGVESPPPNLAISLSQDNDNATLSIAEQPQVPGDNNAAVELAIVEPEAEYVLVDGGPDDLDLQLASFTHIDSDVHLQPVVHSIEIVPTSFDDPLIVNYVHNLR from the coding sequence ATGTGGAAAGGACTGCGTTGCACTCTACTGTGCCTGGCTGTGGTCCAGGCGGCTGTTATCCGTCCCGGAGGGGATTCGGAGGTTCCGGAAACCACAACTAGTGCGGTTATCCGGGATCAAGAGGGTGATGTCACCACTGAGGAGTCCACAACTTTGGCGGGTCCTGCTTTGAGTCGCGACGAGGAGGCCAGCATACTGATAGATCCTGCCCCGGGCTCTTTACATGAGGATGGCGGCATGGTGCCAGAGAAGTCCGGGAAGCTCCTGCTGCTCAGTACAACTCCCAAGCGACTCCGTGAAATTGAGCGCCAACTGGAGGAGCAGGACGACGAGGGGAAGGACGACAACAAGGCCGATGTGGAGGTAACTACAACTGAGCAGCCAAGGGAAGCCGCCgagcagaaggaggaggaggaggaggaggaggaggtcgTCACCCCTGAAAGTTCAACCACAGAGAGCAGCACAACTGCGGACTCAACCAAACTGTTTGCAATCGATGCCACTCCGGCCGGAGTGGAATCCCCACCACCGAACCTGGCCATCTCCCTCTCCCAGGACAATGACAATGCAACTCTTTCGATTGCCGAGCAGCCGCAGGTGCCCGGCGACAATAATGCCGCCGTGGAGCTGGCCATCGTGGAGCCGGAGGCCGAGTACGTGCTGGTGGATGGCGGCCCCGATGACCTGGACCTCCAGCTGGCCAGCTTCACGCACATCGACAGCGATGTCCACTTGCAGCCGGTTGTGCACTCCATCGAAATCGTGCCCACCAGCTTCGATGATCCTTTGATTGTCAATTACGTGCACAATTTGCGCTGA
- the LOC120448776 gene encoding uncharacterized protein LOC120448776, whose translation MQCVLPVILCLWVLNPVEIEARQVRINRYAVSVQEDQPSEAKDAPYPAAGYRPQGRSFWLPGEVEVEVQEGQGAVEVEVQEGSGLGADQQTTTTELSLEDLLNSTTDSTGDWSTTTNGDFVDTTTAPPAAESRSSRAFMNAPYPPAGYRPSRAFRLPTEQNAEEEQQTFSSNSTDSNADHPICGVSTNPLKPTPEPGSKNEPDSESVVFTANVGPAVVVARAPSSIPVAIPLRSQPLIRAPRSRGFVYTTRVEQR comes from the coding sequence ATGCAGTGTGTTCTACCAGTTATCCTTTGCCTTTGGGTCCTTAATCCTGTCGAGATCGAAGCGCGTCAGGTCAGGATCAACCGTTATGCGGTCAGTGTGCAGGAGGATCAGCCGTCTGAGGCTAAGGATGCTCCCTATCCGGCGGCGGGCTATAGACCACAAGGTCGCTCCTTCTGGCTGCCAGGCGAAGTGGAAGTAGAGGTTCAAGAAGGGCAAGGTGCTGTGGAAGTGGAGGTTCAGGAAGGCTCTGGTTTGGGCGCGGATCAGCAGACTACTACAACCGAGCTGTCTCTCGAGGATTTGTTAAACAGTACTACAGATTCAACCGGAGACTGGAGCACGACCACCAATGGGGATTTCGTGGACACTACCACAGCTCCCCCAGCTGCGGAATCGCGTTCCAGTCGAGCATTTATGAATGCCCCTTATCCACCAGCTGGTTACCGACCGAGTCGCGCCTTCCGCCTGCCCACAGAGCAGAATgccgaggaggagcagcagacCTTCTCCAGCAACTCCACCGACAGTAACGCCGATCACCCGATCTGCGGTGTCAGCACTAATCCCCTGAAACCCACTCCGGAGCCAGGATCCAAGAATGAGCCCGACTCGGAGAGTGTGGTCTTTACTGCCAATGTGGGACCCGCTGTGGTGGTGGCTAGAGCACCCTCCTCCATCCCGGTGGCTATTCCCTTGCGATCGCAGCCACTGATCCGGGCTCCCAGATCGCGGGGATTTGTCTACACCACGCGTGTGGAGCAGCGGTGA
- the LOC120448839 gene encoding uncharacterized protein LOC120448839: protein MAKFQVILLAAALSLLAVSQAQQQRYSQRLSRGRSRYSARQELAPADAADPDAVTPYPSADELKPEVPFDEAAAPSAAEPTPDAVYGPPDAAPNSVPDEVYGPPDVTGNDLPAAADIPAEQQARLVAARRAANYRRVARPVAYRRPLSGAARPAKLSAARSTLRRF, encoded by the coding sequence ATGGCAAAGTTCCAGGTTATCCTTTTGGCTGCAGCCCTTAGCTTGTTGGCCGTTTCCCAagcccagcagcagcgctATTCGCAGCGGCTCAGCCGCGGACGTTCGAGGTACTCCGCTCGCCAAGAGCTGGCTCCTGCCGACGCAGCTGATCCGGATGCCGTCACGCCCTATCCCTCGGCGGATGAACTGAAGCCGGAAGTGCCCTTTGACGAGGCTGCTGCTCCCTCGGCCGCTGAACCCACTCCGGATGCCGTTTACGGACCACCCGATGCTGCGCCTAACAGCGTTCCCGACGAGGTGTACGGCCCACCCGACGTAACCGGAAACGACCTGCCCGCCGCCGCTGACATTCCGGCGGAGCAGCAGGCCCGTTTGGTAGCTGCGAGGAGGGCCGCCAACTACCGGAGAGTAGCCAGGCCTGTGGCCTATCGTCGTCCACTTTCCGGCGCAGCTCGTCCTGCAAAATTGAGTGCCGCCCGGTCCACCTTGAGACGCTTTTAA
- the LOC120448316 gene encoding uncharacterized protein LOC120448316, with protein sequence MLKRMFAVAIITMTLLETIRAQRPAFAGLRPPGGLSQKDKYHATQNTAVENITGVDIATRFGEPSSSQKPDLINLPFGASQRPPVGVPLVLPISGSAPEAVPTVANRFGAEDNPESTTQSTSSTAGSPATSVSPVLSQLPIDAHGDQEWVNHLSQLPVEQQPFWFINYQAIEAHRNSSRREVGALETRGSFRG encoded by the coding sequence ATGTTGAAACGAATGTTTGCCGTGGCTATCATCACCATGACTCTGTTGGAAACTATAAGAGCCCAACGGCCCGCCTTTGCGGGATTGAGGCCACCAGGTGGACTAAGTCAGAAGGACAAGTACCACGCAACCCAAAACACAGCCGTGGAGAATATCACCGGAGTGGACATAGCTACGAGATTTGGAGAGCCATCCAGTTCGCAGAAGCCAGATCTAATCAATCTACCCTTCGGAGCCTCCCAGAGGCCGCCCGTTGGAGTTCCCCTAGTACTGCCAATAAGTGGGTCTGCTCCGGAGGCGGTTCCCACTGTGGCCAACCGATTTGGAGCAGAGGACAACCCAGAATCCACAACGCAGTCCACTAGTTCCACAGCCGGCAGTCCCGCAACCTCCGTGAGCCCGGTTCTTAGCCAGCTGCCCATCGATGCCCATGGTGATCAGGAGTGGGTCAACCACTTGAGTCAGCTGCCCGTGGAACAGCAGCCCTTTTGGTTCATTAATTACCAGGCAATCGAGGCTCATCGGAACAGCTCGAGACGTGAAGTGGGCGCTCTGGAAACGCGGGGATCTTTCCGCGGTTAA
- the LOC120448581 gene encoding titin: MARYQFLSSLLLLLAICAVNCAAQAPLRRTLRLRPVAFARQEVAPTPYPSAAELKPAAEQPALTYGPPEDVDTDALPSEQELPVDTFEPTPENEEVDTEESSLEATTPSSAPARLRSRQRLAKLQLSKPKRLRQRIARLEELPVNEEVAPVAPVVPVAQAPALATPQFYYVGAQQPYYLAAYNAAPQQVGW; this comes from the coding sequence ATGGCACGTTATCAGTTCCTCAGTtcgctccttctcctgctggCCATCTGCGCCGTGAATTGTGCGGCACAGGCACCACTTCGGCGTACTCTGCGTCTGCGTCCGGTGGCGTTCGCCCGGCAGGAGGTGGCTCCCACGCCCTATCCCTCGGCTGCTGAGCTGAAACCCGCCGCCGAACAGCCCGCACTGACCTACGGACCTCCCGAGGATGTGGATACAGATGCCTTGCCGTCGGAACAGGAGCTACCAGTGGACACTTTCGAGCCTACCCCAGAAAACGAGGAGGTGGACACCGAGGAGAGCTCCCTTGAGGCCACCACACCCTCCTCCGCTCCGGCCCGCCTACGCAGCCGCCAGAGACTGGCCAAGTTGCAGCTGTCCAAGCCCAAGCGTCTCCGCCAACGCATAGCTCGCCTGGAGGAGCTGCCCGTGAATGAAGAAGTGGCTCCGGTGGCTCCGGTGGTTCCAGTTGCTCAGGCACCAGCATTGGCCACGCCCCAGTTTTACTATGTGGGTGCCCAGCAACCGTACTACCTGGCAGCCTACAACGCTGCCCCCCAGCAAGTGGGCTGGTAG
- the LOC120448582 gene encoding proline-rich extensin-like protein EPR1 yields the protein MAHKFLCSLLLIAAMSAVSLAEPTRFRGRSARLQFARQEQAPEDQAAPVDPAVDIVPTPASAPYPPSGVTPEVPFDLPTETEAQPDLTYGPPAQPDNTYGPPDNTYGPPAEPENTYGPPADGPSDQPPVADPVPAGLIQPRNERLRSRRPTSQKLRSAQTIRSGSVLVYTI from the coding sequence ATGGCTCACAAGTTCCTCTGCTCCCTGCTCCTGATCGCAGCCATGTCTGCCGTTTCTCTGGCGGAGCCTACTAGGTTCCGTGGCCGATCAGCACGCCTGCAGTTTGCCCGTCAGGAGCAGGCTCCAGAGGATCAGGCTGCTCCGGTCGACCCCGCCGTGGATATTGTACCCACTCCAGCCTCGGCCCCTTATCCGCCATCAGGAGTTACACCGGAGGTGCCCTTCGACCTGCCCACGGAAACCGAAGCGCAGCCTGATCTAACCTACGGACCACCAGCTCAGCCCGACAACACCTACGGACCTCCGGATAATACCTATGGACCTCCTGCCGAGCCGGAAAACACCTATGGACCTCCAGCCGATGGCCCATCGGACCAGCCCCCTGTTGCGGATCCCGTGCCCGCCGGTTTGATCCAGCCTCGTAACGAACGCCTCCGCAGCCGTCGACCAACCTCGCAGAAGCTTCGATCCGCTCAGACCATCCGCTCTGGATCAGTGCTGGTGTACACCATCTGA